The following proteins come from a genomic window of Corallococcus sp. NCRR:
- a CDS encoding 3-phosphoshikimate 1-carboxyvinyltransferase, translating into MSHASPNRLTVDPSALSASPLTPPVSKSDAQRALVLGHLTGAWPLPSVQAESDEDLPADVRVLRRGVEALRLPAGPVRDVDCADGGAPFRILVTQAAVTPGARVRFTGTPRLGERPHGPLFTSLKQALGPAGLTLTEGTPWPVELHAPQDTTKVPPVFRVPGAQSSQYASSLLLGCAERFLREKRSWSVEIEGTLTSAGYMDLTVAWLRRFGFTVEQSEGHYSVTGYQAPESVPSLPGDWSSLGYLVLIAWRTGGTAERAEPQSAHPDQAILRLAAEVGLKMLPSGAPNTWRFEGEATGELRATGKECPDLLPTLAALACVLPRPTTLSDVGILRVKESDRLEGIRTLVSAYGGTTELSAGADSETLRIVPPKVKPARFAMDSRGDHRLAMSAATLCVLSGVPLDLTGPECVEKSFPGFWRQLARAGVRYS; encoded by the coding sequence GTGAGCCACGCCTCTCCGAACCGCCTCACCGTCGACCCGAGCGCCTTGAGCGCCTCACCGCTCACCCCGCCCGTGTCGAAGTCGGACGCCCAGCGAGCCCTGGTGTTGGGACACCTCACGGGCGCCTGGCCGCTGCCGTCGGTGCAGGCGGAATCGGACGAGGACCTCCCCGCCGACGTGCGCGTGCTGCGCCGGGGCGTGGAGGCCCTGCGCCTTCCCGCGGGCCCCGTGCGCGACGTGGACTGCGCGGACGGAGGTGCTCCGTTCCGCATCCTCGTCACGCAGGCCGCGGTGACGCCCGGCGCGCGCGTGCGCTTCACCGGCACCCCCCGCCTGGGCGAGCGCCCGCACGGCCCGCTCTTCACGTCGCTGAAACAGGCCCTGGGCCCCGCGGGCCTCACGCTCACCGAGGGCACCCCGTGGCCGGTGGAGCTGCACGCGCCCCAGGACACGACGAAGGTGCCGCCGGTGTTCCGCGTGCCGGGCGCGCAGAGCAGCCAGTACGCCTCCAGCCTGCTGTTGGGCTGCGCCGAGCGCTTCCTCCGGGAGAAGCGCTCGTGGAGCGTGGAGATCGAAGGCACGCTCACCAGCGCCGGCTACATGGACCTCACGGTGGCGTGGCTGCGCCGCTTCGGCTTCACCGTGGAACAGTCCGAAGGTCACTACTCCGTCACGGGGTATCAGGCGCCCGAATCCGTCCCATCACTGCCGGGCGACTGGTCGTCGCTGGGCTACCTGGTGCTCATCGCCTGGCGCACGGGCGGCACGGCGGAGCGCGCGGAGCCCCAGAGCGCCCACCCGGACCAGGCGATCCTCCGGCTGGCCGCTGAAGTGGGCCTGAAGATGCTCCCGTCGGGCGCGCCCAACACCTGGCGCTTCGAGGGTGAGGCCACGGGCGAGCTGCGCGCGACGGGCAAGGAGTGCCCGGACCTGCTGCCCACGCTGGCGGCGCTCGCGTGCGTGCTGCCCCGGCCCACCACGCTCAGCGACGTGGGCATCCTGCGGGTCAAGGAGAGCGACCGGCTGGAGGGCATCCGCACGTTGGTGTCCGCCTACGGCGGCACCACGGAGCTGTCGGCCGGAGCCGACAGTGAGACGCTCCGCATCGTCCCTCCGAAGGTGAAGCCCGCGCGCTTCGCCATGGACAGCCGGGGTGACCACCGCCTGGCGATGTCAGCGGCCACCCTGTGTGTGCTGTCCGGGGTGCCTCTGGATCTGACGGGGCCGGAGTGCGTGGAGAAGAGCTTCCCGGGCTTCTGGCGGCAGCTCGCGCGGGCCGGCGTCCGCTATTCCTGA
- a CDS encoding 3-dehydroquinate synthase, which translates to MSPLPPGSYRPPNDRWGSFTKLVARLPEGSVAVVDRTVAKFHPTLLPAIEARKPRAIIQLVGGERAKSLISLHKVLTGGINLPRSGTLVAVGGGTVGDVATVAAHLLKRGVRLLQVPTTLLAAVDSSLGGKGAVDLVVRGRVVKNPAGVFHYADETWLCPELYATLSDAQVREGSIEAWKMVASLDASLFKRYVRTPPKLEKLVKDARGLKEDVCAKDPYEHQGLRRVLNFGHTFGHVLESLSRFKLSHGDAVGLGILWALDVGRHLGITPEPVAHDVERALARGPGVLGRDRAAEIAQRAPLKDVVALLDADKKAGANGELRMVLLTAVGTAEVVDVMPKTWRALWPAWTRGARP; encoded by the coding sequence ATGAGCCCGCTTCCTCCCGGTTCCTACCGCCCCCCCAACGACCGCTGGGGTTCCTTCACGAAGCTCGTCGCCAGGCTGCCCGAGGGCAGCGTCGCCGTGGTGGACCGCACCGTCGCGAAGTTCCACCCCACGCTCCTCCCCGCCATCGAGGCCCGCAAGCCCCGCGCCATCATCCAGCTGGTCGGCGGTGAGCGTGCCAAGAGCCTCATCTCGCTCCACAAGGTGCTCACGGGCGGCATCAACCTGCCGCGCTCCGGCACGCTCGTCGCCGTGGGCGGAGGCACCGTGGGCGACGTGGCCACCGTGGCCGCGCACCTGCTCAAGCGTGGCGTGCGGCTGTTGCAGGTGCCCACCACGCTGCTCGCGGCGGTGGACAGCAGCCTGGGCGGCAAGGGCGCGGTGGACCTCGTCGTGCGCGGCCGCGTGGTGAAGAACCCCGCGGGCGTCTTCCACTACGCGGACGAGACGTGGCTGTGCCCGGAGCTGTACGCCACGCTGTCCGACGCGCAGGTGCGCGAGGGCTCCATCGAGGCGTGGAAGATGGTCGCGTCGCTGGATGCGTCCCTCTTCAAGCGCTACGTGCGCACGCCTCCGAAGCTGGAGAAGCTGGTGAAGGACGCGCGCGGCCTGAAGGAGGACGTCTGCGCGAAGGACCCGTACGAGCATCAGGGCCTGCGCCGCGTGCTCAACTTCGGCCACACCTTCGGACACGTGCTGGAGAGCCTGTCGCGCTTCAAGCTGTCTCACGGCGACGCGGTGGGCCTGGGCATCCTCTGGGCCCTGGACGTGGGCCGGCACCTGGGCATCACGCCGGAGCCCGTGGCGCATGACGTGGAGCGCGCGCTGGCCCGGGGCCCGGGGGTGCTCGGACGCGACCGCGCCGCGGAGATCGCCCAGCGCGCGCCGCTGAAGGACGTGGTCGCGCTGCTGGACGCCGACAAGAAGGCCGGCGCCAACGGCGAGCTGCGCATGGTGCTGCTCACCGCCGTGGGCACCGCCGAGGTCGTGGATGTGATGCCGAAGACGTGGCGGGCCCTGTGGCCCGCCTGGACCCGTGGAGCCCGCCCGTGA